One genomic segment of Carbonactinospora thermoautotrophica includes these proteins:
- a CDS encoding FtsZ/tubulin family protein: protein MVYEHEHGHEHGPVGDLSRIEAIRDRGVHRAGEHEGPFSLHVVGLGKAGANVIERLVSDPPEGFLSDPRTSFSALAIDIGDQELRPIRESAGRLPADRAQVRTVALPVLDRASLFGGLRRYREFLKMEYPRYYWNPNYEPWLPSDIPLPAAGEHFPRALAKAIYGVEYYQGGAVAEELDAFARRVAASEAMPIVCVIFGLAGGTGSGIVVELARHLSNIKLGRRAWVLGVGILPCEGDPDYTRDGVFFPAINELDCMVDAEKNKGVMAVWGDLYKNPFTAGFFAVPQNVVYDHTGDLAATHERIDAGLAAFLARDNSTHLYETLKLLNWLNVPADRWHPAVRAEQGERWLNLLAVGFDDAQPLGGLDLAGPVSSDYAEARLFGPAETLTEQRAARVREETAKTVKTAVEPGALTFPSTGQAETTLFVPHVSKLDLAAFVPAREAYDRLDWDEKLLRHSWLLDLGVLLCEPSTRFEGMGGECILGCACWVVVPHAAIRGEIKPAVRV, encoded by the coding sequence GTGGTTTATGAGCATGAGCATGGGCATGAGCATGGACCGGTCGGTGACCTGTCGCGGATCGAGGCCATCCGGGATCGTGGGGTGCACCGGGCCGGTGAGCATGAGGGCCCGTTCTCTTTGCACGTGGTGGGTCTCGGTAAGGCCGGCGCGAATGTGATCGAGCGTTTGGTCAGCGATCCCCCCGAGGGGTTCCTGTCTGATCCGCGGACGTCGTTTAGCGCGTTGGCGATTGATATCGGGGATCAGGAACTGCGGCCGATCCGGGAGAGTGCGGGGCGGTTGCCGGCGGATCGTGCGCAGGTGCGGACGGTCGCTCTTCCGGTTCTGGACCGGGCGTCGCTGTTCGGGGGGCTGCGCCGGTACCGGGAGTTCCTCAAGATGGAGTATCCGCGGTACTACTGGAATCCCAACTACGAGCCGTGGCTGCCCTCGGATATCCCCCTGCCGGCGGCGGGTGAGCACTTCCCGCGGGCTTTGGCGAAGGCGATCTACGGGGTGGAGTACTACCAGGGCGGGGCGGTCGCGGAGGAGCTTGACGCCTTCGCCAGGAGGGTCGCGGCCAGTGAGGCGATGCCGATCGTCTGCGTAATCTTTGGTCTGGCCGGGGGCACCGGAAGCGGCATCGTGGTGGAGCTCGCCCGCCACCTGTCCAACATCAAGCTGGGCCGCCGCGCCTGGGTGCTCGGCGTGGGAATCCTGCCGTGCGAGGGGGATCCTGACTACACGCGCGACGGCGTTTTCTTCCCGGCCATCAACGAACTGGACTGCATGGTCGACGCGGAGAAGAACAAGGGTGTCATGGCGGTCTGGGGTGATCTGTACAAGAACCCGTTCACCGCCGGCTTCTTCGCAGTACCGCAGAACGTGGTCTACGACCACACCGGAGACCTCGCCGCGACGCACGAGCGGATCGACGCCGGGCTCGCGGCCTTCCTGGCCCGCGACAACAGCACGCACCTGTACGAGACGCTCAAGTTGCTCAACTGGCTCAACGTCCCGGCGGACCGTTGGCACCCGGCGGTGCGCGCCGAGCAGGGTGAGCGGTGGCTGAACCTGTTGGCGGTCGGGTTCGATGACGCCCAACCCCTGGGCGGCCTGGACCTGGCCGGGCCGGTGTCGTCGGACTACGCCGAGGCGCGGCTGTTCGGGCCGGCGGAGACGCTGACCGAGCAGCGGGCCGCGCGGGTGCGGGAGGAGACCGCCAAGACCGTCAAGACCGCCGTCGAACCGGGCGCGCTGACCTTCCCCTCGACCGGGCAGGCGGAAACCACGTTGTTCGTGCCTCATGTGTCCAAGCTGGATCTGGCCGCCTTCGTGCCGGCGCGGGAGGCCTACGACCGGCTGGATTGGGACGAGAAACTGCTACGCCACTCCTGGCTGCTCGACCTGGGCGTCCTGCTGTGCGAGCCGTCCACCCGGTTCGAAGGCATGGGCGGGGAATGCATTTTGGGTTGCGCCTGCTGGGTGGTCGTCCCCCACGCCGCCATCCGGGGCGAGATCAAGCCAGCCGTCAGGGTGTGA